Proteins from a single region of Desulfolutivibrio sulfoxidireducens:
- a CDS encoding peptidylprolyl isomerase: protein MSRVFFPLVLVVLVLAFSTQARSVELVDKVVAMVNGQIITLFELNSKVEKLLSKTEGISLSPKDPEYAELQRRILDSMINDILLKQAAAKLKITVSETEISAKINEIKKDNKMTETQFREQLAKEGLTRKEFEQSLETEAIKHQIVGYMVNKRILVTDDELRAYYDQMGGDIPEARETLTRKTPGTIGFLMVASATEAEALRKKIAAGQISFADAARKFSIGPGKDQGGDLGDVSIEDLAPPLRQALQAVPAGEVTKPVSLDGKAVLLVRKTGGDAPPVAAEPVAARGSQSFEQARDRVYDMLYREKFEKLFQEYMATLRAKAVVDVRL from the coding sequence GTGTCCCGCGTCTTTTTCCCCCTCGTCCTGGTGGTGTTGGTTCTGGCCTTTTCGACGCAGGCCCGTTCCGTGGAACTGGTGGACAAAGTGGTGGCCATGGTCAATGGCCAGATCATCACCTTGTTCGAGCTTAATTCCAAGGTGGAAAAGCTGCTGTCGAAGACCGAAGGAATAAGCCTCTCGCCCAAGGATCCGGAATACGCGGAACTGCAGCGCCGCATTCTGGATTCCATGATCAATGACATATTGCTGAAGCAGGCCGCCGCTAAATTGAAAATAACCGTTTCCGAAACTGAAATTTCGGCCAAGATTAATGAAATAAAGAAAGACAACAAGATGACGGAGACGCAATTTCGAGAACAATTGGCCAAGGAAGGCCTGACGCGAAAGGAGTTCGAACAGAGTCTCGAGACGGAAGCCATAAAACACCAGATTGTCGGGTACATGGTCAATAAGCGGATCCTTGTGACGGATGACGAGTTGCGCGCGTATTATGACCAGATGGGCGGCGATATTCCGGAAGCCAGGGAGACCTTGACGCGCAAGACGCCGGGGACTATCGGGTTTCTCATGGTCGCCTCGGCGACCGAGGCCGAGGCCTTGCGGAAAAAGATCGCCGCCGGGCAGATCAGCTTCGCCGATGCGGCCCGCAAGTTCTCCATTGGTCCGGGAAAGGACCAGGGCGGCGACCTGGGCGACGTGTCCATCGAAGATTTGGCGCCGCCCCTGCGCCAGGCCCTTCAGGCCGTGCCCGCCGGCGAGGTCACCAAGCCGGTGTCCCTCGACGGCAAGGCGGTTCTTCTGGTCCGCAAGACCGGCGGCGATGCCCCGCCTGTCGCGGCCGAACCCGTTGCCGCTCGCGGTTCCCAGTCGTTTGAGCAGGCTCGGGACAGGGTGTACGACATGCTCTACCGCGAAAAGTTCGAGAAGCTTTTTCAGGAATACATGGCGACGTTGCGAGCCAAAGCGGTCGTGGACGTCCGGCTGTAA
- the recO gene encoding DNA repair protein RecO, giving the protein MEFSEKALVLRVGRFREIDAWVRLFSPSRGMYTAFAFGGCRSRRRFCGCLDVFNHVHFKVKTGRAYHTLLEGRLVNGHGRLRAEPGRLGMAVNCLKFFEAVEVGPHGARAAHDLLLEALATLTAETAPSRLFPLYFRAKVACDQGFFPPLAACHGCGAPSEDIPWAVFHVEEGRLLCPACPRPVRGTFVRLGRDAMRLLSDVRSAGPADWGGFEPSPGAAGEFSRLLDRFVTYHLGLSWEHGTFVKN; this is encoded by the coding sequence ATGGAGTTTTCCGAAAAGGCTCTCGTTCTGAGGGTGGGCCGTTTTCGGGAAATAGACGCCTGGGTGCGCCTTTTTTCCCCGTCGCGCGGAATGTACACCGCGTTCGCCTTCGGCGGGTGCCGGAGCCGCAGGCGGTTTTGCGGCTGTCTGGACGTCTTTAATCACGTCCACTTCAAGGTCAAAACCGGGCGCGCCTACCATACCCTGCTTGAAGGACGGTTGGTCAACGGCCATGGACGCCTGCGCGCCGAACCCGGCCGCCTGGGCATGGCCGTGAATTGCCTGAAGTTTTTCGAGGCTGTGGAGGTCGGTCCGCACGGGGCCCGGGCGGCCCATGACCTGCTGTTGGAGGCCCTGGCGACGCTTACGGCCGAGACCGCGCCGTCCCGGCTTTTTCCCCTCTATTTTCGGGCGAAGGTGGCCTGCGATCAGGGTTTTTTCCCGCCGCTCGCGGCGTGTCACGGCTGTGGCGCGCCCAGCGAGGATATTCCCTGGGCCGTGTTCCACGTGGAAGAGGGGCGGCTTTTGTGTCCCGCCTGTCCGCGTCCGGTCCGGGGCACGTTCGTGCGGCTTGGCCGGGACGCCATGAGGCTTCTTTCGGATGTGCGGAGCGCGGGGCCGGCCGACTGGGGCGGGTTCGAGCCGTCCCCCGGCGCGGCGGGGGAGTTCTCCCGACTGCTGGATCGTTTTGTGACCTACCACCTGGGGCTTTCCTGGGAGCATGGAACCTTCGTTAAAAACTGA
- the glyQ gene encoding glycine--tRNA ligase subunit alpha → MHFQDVILTLQRFWADAGCVIAQPYDIEVGAGTFNPATFFRVIGPEPWRTAYVEPSRRPTDGRYGENPNRLQNFYQFQVILKPSPDNVQEMYLHSLKALGIDPARHDVRFVEDDWESPTLGASGLGWEVWLNGMEVTQFTYFQQVGGIDLAPVSVELTYGLERLSMYLQEKESVYDLSWNGKVTYGHVHHQGEYEHSKYNFEESDADMLLSFFNACEAECRRLCELDLPWPAYDYCLKCSHAFNMLQARGAISITERTGYIARVRALASTLARLYAAQRERLGYPMLDAKK, encoded by the coding sequence ATGCATTTTCAGGACGTCATCTTGACCTTGCAGCGCTTTTGGGCCGACGCCGGGTGCGTGATCGCCCAGCCCTACGACATCGAGGTCGGGGCCGGGACCTTCAATCCGGCCACGTTTTTCCGGGTCATCGGTCCCGAACCCTGGCGGACGGCCTATGTCGAGCCCTCCAGACGGCCCACGGACGGCCGTTACGGCGAAAATCCCAACCGGCTTCAAAACTTCTACCAGTTCCAGGTCATCCTCAAACCCTCCCCGGACAACGTCCAGGAGATGTACCTGCACAGTCTCAAGGCCTTGGGAATCGACCCCGCGCGCCACGACGTCCGCTTCGTGGAGGACGACTGGGAATCCCCCACCCTGGGGGCCAGCGGTCTTGGCTGGGAGGTCTGGCTCAACGGCATGGAGGTCACCCAGTTCACCTATTTCCAGCAGGTAGGCGGTATCGACCTGGCGCCGGTGAGCGTGGAGCTGACCTATGGCCTGGAACGGCTGTCCATGTATCTTCAGGAAAAGGAGTCGGTGTACGACCTGTCATGGAATGGGAAGGTGACGTACGGCCATGTGCATCACCAGGGCGAATACGAGCATTCAAAGTACAACTTCGAGGAAAGCGACGCCGACATGCTGCTTTCCTTTTTCAATGCCTGCGAGGCCGAGTGCCGCAGGCTGTGCGAACTCGACCTGCCCTGGCCAGCCTACGACTATTGCCTCAAATGCTCCCATGCCTTCAATATGCTCCAGGCCCGGGGGGCCATCTCCATCACCGAACGCACGGGGTACATCGCCCGGGTGCGCGCCCTGGCCTCCACCCTGGCCCGGCTCTACGCGGCCCAGCGCGAAAGACTCGGCTATCCCATGCTCGACGCCAAAAAATAA
- a CDS encoding RodZ domain-containing protein codes for MDLRELGALFKEERERRGLSHNDVIDKIKIGRACLLAIEEGDESGMPHPVYAKGFIKNYAKLLDLDPEEVGDAFSRSLGTIPESRIATQHELSEPVSAPRGFSFGGGPFRYVLVGLVLLLVVAGVLWSFSLPPFEFSAFLAPSPAVGPASSGDAGSPVPETPPSSPQAGKSGGGAPLAGGSEQTGSAGILPVVEPAPPVPIKPLQPAPEAAQSAPPVPETTAQARTAVTSPDAEEPADPSLLPDVVHGETGAHSVSIVATEESWIDVAADGGPPKGVMLTKGKRFIGRFNESLLVRLGNAAGVKIQYDDKDYPLQANPGEVKTLKFVAKQNAAPATSTPQANQTASSTAPAKSPAAPAAPKTEPTMPASTPAAAPEAAARPDGMRQVEIVGTDGSWVIVIPDGGKPREIFVKKGQTITEPYKDTIEIKLGNPSSVLFRHEGQEYPMSTQQGEKKSVRFPNP; via the coding sequence ATGGATTTACGCGAATTGGGTGCCTTGTTCAAAGAGGAACGGGAACGTCGCGGGCTTTCGCACAACGACGTCATCGATAAAATCAAGATCGGTCGGGCCTGTCTCCTGGCCATCGAAGAAGGCGACGAGAGCGGCATGCCACATCCGGTCTACGCCAAGGGGTTCATCAAAAACTACGCGAAGTTGCTTGATCTCGACCCGGAAGAGGTCGGAGACGCCTTTTCCAGATCCCTCGGAACAATCCCGGAATCCAGGATCGCCACGCAGCATGAACTGAGCGAACCGGTGTCCGCGCCCAGAGGCTTTTCATTTGGCGGCGGTCCGTTTCGGTATGTCCTGGTTGGCCTTGTTCTTCTTTTGGTCGTGGCCGGCGTGCTCTGGTCTTTTTCCCTGCCGCCCTTTGAATTTTCCGCCTTCCTGGCGCCCTCGCCGGCGGTCGGACCGGCCAGTTCCGGAGACGCCGGTTCGCCCGTTCCGGAGACGCCGCCATCCTCGCCCCAGGCGGGCAAGTCCGGAGGGGGCGCTCCGTTGGCCGGCGGTTCGGAACAGACAGGTTCGGCCGGCATCCTGCCTGTGGTCGAACCGGCCCCGCCTGTTCCCATAAAGCCCCTGCAACCGGCCCCGGAAGCGGCGCAATCCGCCCCGCCCGTCCCCGAGACCACCGCCCAGGCCAGGACCGCGGTCACTTCCCCGGACGCCGAGGAGCCGGCCGATCCGTCGTTGCTCCCGGATGTCGTGCATGGGGAAACCGGCGCCCACAGCGTGTCCATCGTCGCCACCGAGGAATCCTGGATTGATGTCGCGGCGGACGGAGGTCCCCCCAAGGGGGTCATGCTGACCAAGGGCAAGCGGTTCATTGGCCGGTTCAACGAATCGCTTCTGGTGCGTCTGGGCAATGCCGCCGGGGTGAAAATCCAGTACGACGACAAGGACTATCCCCTGCAGGCGAATCCGGGGGAGGTCAAGACGCTCAAGTTCGTGGCCAAGCAGAACGCCGCGCCAGCCACGTCCACGCCCCAGGCGAACCAGACCGCCTCCTCCACCGCGCCGGCGAAGTCTCCCGCGGCCCCGGCCGCGCCGAAGACGGAACCGACGATGCCCGCCTCGACACCGGCCGCCGCCCCGGAGGCCGCCGCGCGTCCCGACGGCATGCGTCAGGTCGAGATCGTCGGCACGGACGGCAGTTGGGTCATCGTCATTCCCGACGGCGGCAAGCCCAGGGAGATCTTCGTCAAAAAGGGCCAGACCATCACCGAGCCCTACAAGGACACCATCGAGATCAAGCTCGGCAATCCAAGCAGCGTGCTCTTCCGTCACGAGGGCCAGGAATATCCCATGAGCACCCAGCAGGGTGAGAAAAAGTCCGTGCGTTTTCCCAACCCCTGA